A window from Candidatus Nitrosotenuis uzonensis encodes these proteins:
- a CDS encoding Lrp/AsnC family transcriptional regulator has product MHKLDDLDLKLLYELTRDGSISVPNLSKKMGINASVLYSRIKRLTKKNIIKKFTVVVDEAQLGIGVKATIGINRDPKLKDAIHKQLLQTPEIVSISEVTGRFDIMVGVHAENLEKLHNIVIDKIGKIEGIQSTETFVELQKTDKEPSYLVSK; this is encoded by the coding sequence TTGCATAAACTAGATGACCTTGACCTAAAGCTTTTGTATGAATTGACTCGTGATGGAAGCATCTCTGTTCCAAACCTATCAAAGAAGATGGGGATAAACGCATCCGTGCTTTACAGCAGGATCAAGCGCCTGACAAAAAAGAATATCATAAAGAAATTTACGGTCGTAGTCGATGAGGCGCAGCTTGGAATAGGCGTCAAGGCCACAATAGGCATCAACAGGGATCCGAAACTAAAGGATGCAATTCACAAGCAACTTTTACAGACTCCGGAAATCGTGTCGATATCGGAGGTCACAGGCAGATTTGACATCATGGTGGGCGTTCATGCCGAAAACCTTGAGAAGCTTCACAACATAGTCATTGACAAGATAGGTAAAATCGAAGGAATACAGAGCACCGAAACATTTGTTGAGCTTCAAAAGACGGATAAAGAGCCTTCCTACCTTGTCTCAAAATAG
- a CDS encoding 50S ribosomal protein L11, with protein MSDTQSISALVTGGQASAGPPLGPALGPLGVNIMEIINTINTKTKDFEGMKVPVTVSVDTKTKKWEVIIGIPSAAALILKEAGIQKGSGTSGSTWVGDINVDSLVKVAKAKLESSYASSLKSVAKEVAGTCVSLGIKIEGKTPKEFTAEINAGKWDSKFN; from the coding sequence ATGTCTGATACTCAGTCCATTTCCGCACTTGTTACAGGAGGGCAAGCATCTGCAGGTCCTCCGCTAGGCCCAGCACTTGGTCCTTTGGGAGTGAACATCATGGAGATCATAAACACTATCAACACCAAGACCAAGGACTTTGAGGGCATGAAGGTTCCAGTTACAGTATCAGTCGACACCAAAACCAAGAAATGGGAAGTAATTATAGGCATCCCCTCCGCTGCCGCCTTGATCCTAAAAGAGGCAGGCATACAAAAGGGCTCAGGTACAAGCGGCTCAACATGGGTTGGCGATATCAACGTCGACTCGCTGGTAAAGGTCGCAAAAGCCAAACTAGAGTCGTCATATGCATCATCGCTAAAGTCAGTTGCAAAAGAGGTTGCAGGAACATGCGTCTCCTTGGGAATTAAAATAGAGGGTAAAACTCCAAAAGAATTCACTGCAGAAATCAATGCAGGAAAATGGGATAGCAAATTCAATTAG
- a CDS encoding transcription elongation factor Spt5, translated as MSQEIKSHLFAVRTTGGQEKVVLNLLQNKIKTGSLNLLSVLLVDNLKGYIVIEAKDANAAFDALQGIRHIRGQLRGEMEFKDIEGYLVTKSTAPQIAVDNVVEIIGGPFKGMKATVTRVDNDKQEATVILLDAPYQLPVTVDSNYLKISSA; from the coding sequence TTGTCTCAAGAAATCAAGTCGCATCTTTTTGCAGTCAGGACCACTGGAGGTCAAGAAAAGGTAGTGCTCAACTTGTTGCAAAACAAGATAAAGACAGGCAGTCTTAATCTTTTGTCGGTTCTTCTGGTTGATAACTTGAAGGGATACATTGTAATTGAGGCAAAAGATGCAAATGCAGCCTTTGATGCGTTGCAAGGAATAAGACACATACGAGGGCAGCTCAGAGGAGAGATGGAGTTCAAAGATATCGAAGGATACCTTGTTACAAAGAGTACCGCCCCGCAGATTGCAGTAGACAATGTAGTTGAGATTATCGGCGGCCCGTTCAAGGGAATGAAGGCAACCGTGACAAGGGTCGATAATGACAAGCAAGAGGCAACCGTAATTTTACTTGATGCCCCATACCAGCTGCCAGTAACGGTAGACTCTAACTATTTGAAAATATCGTCTGCTTAG
- a CDS encoding SecE/sec61-gamma family protein translocase subunit yields the protein MDVKTTLKNMANTMKLAKKSDKEDYMQHLRLVLLGVGAIGAIGFIIQFVFSVFR from the coding sequence ATGGATGTAAAAACTACCCTCAAGAACATGGCAAACACTATGAAGCTTGCCAAAAAGTCAGACAAAGAGGACTATATGCAACACCTAAGACTGGTTCTTTTGGGCGTTGGTGCCATTGGGGCGATTGGATTTATAATTCAGTTTGTATTCTCCGTATTCAGATAG
- a CDS encoding D-aminoacyl-tRNA deacylase — translation MELLVAYEKDPAGYNMAKFISKGLKKDGDLFRGKNFDLLIIPTPAISADWLEEKYVYDGFVFLSKHAAQSGELALTCHSTGNFADAQFGGRERQVAVPHPHLQKAYMKSLWQRKSDYAKFQIIIEATHHGPTALSKPTLFIEIGTTERQWVDENLCSSVASIILKTLSEPLEDSPVAICIGGTHYPEKFTKELIHGKYALGTVIPKHALDLLDEDLFSHIMSRNRHATAALVDWAGLGKQKQKVLDLLKTTNLEVVRV, via the coding sequence ATGGAACTGCTGGTTGCATACGAAAAGGATCCTGCTGGTTACAACATGGCAAAATTCATCTCAAAAGGCCTCAAAAAAGACGGTGACCTCTTTAGGGGCAAAAACTTTGATCTACTAATAATTCCAACGCCTGCAATATCTGCTGACTGGCTTGAGGAAAAGTACGTCTATGACGGTTTTGTGTTCTTATCAAAACACGCAGCCCAATCGGGCGAGCTTGCACTTACATGTCATAGTACTGGAAATTTCGCAGATGCGCAGTTTGGAGGCAGGGAAAGACAGGTGGCAGTACCACACCCACATCTTCAAAAAGCCTACATGAAGTCACTCTGGCAAAGAAAGAGCGACTATGCAAAATTTCAGATCATAATAGAGGCTACGCACCACGGGCCGACTGCTCTGAGCAAACCAACACTGTTTATAGAAATAGGCACTACTGAAAGACAGTGGGTTGACGAGAATCTTTGCAGCTCGGTTGCAAGTATCATACTAAAGACGTTATCTGAGCCGCTGGAGGACAGCCCGGTGGCAATTTGTATTGGTGGTACGCATTACCCTGAAAAATTCACAAAAGAGCTAATACACGGAAAGTATGCACTTGGAACCGTGATTCCAAAGCATGCCCTTGATCTTCTTGACGAGGATCTGTTCTCACACATTATGAGCAGGAATAGGCATGCTACGGCTGCGCTTGTCGACTGGGCAGGACTTGGCAAACAAAAACAAAAAGTACTTGATTTGCTAAAGACGACCAATCTGGAAGTGGTAAGAGTTTGA
- a CDS encoding MGMT family protein, which yields MNELEQRVYKKLLRVPKGKVTTYGDLAKAVGIKNGQRVIGQIMNKNPFPVIIPCHRVVNSDGKIGGYFYGQNVKTEMLSKEGVTIKDGKIQNWEKTLFRF from the coding sequence TTGAACGAACTAGAGCAGCGAGTCTACAAGAAACTTCTTCGAGTTCCCAAGGGTAAGGTAACGACATATGGTGATCTTGCAAAGGCCGTCGGAATAAAAAACGGCCAGCGTGTAATCGGCCAGATAATGAACAAAAATCCATTTCCTGTGATAATTCCGTGTCACCGCGTAGTGAATTCTGATGGGAAGATTGGCGGGTATTTCTACGGCCAGAATGTAAAGACTGAGATGCTATCAAAAGAAGGAGTGACAATAAAGGACGGGAAAATTCAAAATTGGGAAAAGACTCTTTTTAGATTCTAG
- a CDS encoding 50S ribosomal protein L19e, producing the protein MVVNLKAKKRLVSRVVGVGLARIKFDPESSDDIADAITRDNIRSLISAGAITIKPAGGTSRGRSKFKKMQKRKRGTTTGSKKGRKGARVGKKQVYVKKVRALRYRLKVAKDRKEITNPEFWNLYRKVGGNTVRNIAHLRTLIDEVKAHRKS; encoded by the coding sequence GTGGTAGTAAATCTTAAAGCTAAAAAGCGACTTGTCTCGCGAGTTGTTGGAGTAGGACTAGCCAGGATAAAGTTTGATCCTGAGAGCTCAGACGATATTGCAGATGCGATCACACGCGACAATATACGCAGTCTAATTTCAGCAGGCGCGATTACGATAAAACCAGCAGGCGGCACGTCACGCGGTAGATCAAAGTTCAAGAAGATGCAAAAGAGAAAGCGAGGAACTACCACTGGATCAAAGAAAGGTCGCAAGGGTGCCCGCGTAGGCAAAAAACAAGTATATGTAAAGAAAGTAAGGGCACTGCGTTACAGACTCAAAGTTGCAAAGGATAGAAAGGAAATTACAAATCCAGAATTTTGGAATCTGTACCGCAAAGTCGGAGGAAACACCGTAAGAAACATCGCTCATCTAAGAACTCTCATAGATGAAGTAAAGGCGCACAGAAAGTCCTAG
- a CDS encoding 50S ribosomal protein L32e — translation MTINKEKLAARQKVAEHRPEFVRQESWRYKRLAVSSWRKPKGVDNHQRKQKFRGRPGLVKVGYGGPKSARGLHPSGFTDNLVHNLVDLQRLDPKSDGVRIAHSVGTKKRLEIVAKATEKKFKIFNARVRTSGSKS, via the coding sequence TTGACTATTAATAAGGAAAAGCTGGCTGCAAGACAGAAAGTCGCAGAGCACCGACCAGAATTTGTAAGACAGGAAAGTTGGAGATACAAAAGACTGGCAGTATCATCTTGGAGAAAACCCAAGGGAGTTGACAATCACCAGCGAAAACAAAAATTCCGCGGTAGACCGGGCCTTGTAAAGGTAGGATACGGTGGTCCAAAATCTGCACGCGGTTTACACCCCTCGGGGTTTACAGATAATCTAGTTCACAATCTAGTCGATTTGCAAAGACTTGATCCAAAGTCAGACGGAGTAAGAATTGCGCATAGTGTAGGTACTAAAAAAAGACTCGAGATAGTTGCCAAGGCAACAGAGAAGAAATTTAAGATATTCAACGCCAGGGTGAGGACAAGTGGTAGTAAATCTTAA
- the pckA gene encoding phosphoenolpyruvate carboxykinase (ATP): protein MTESKTALSAKFLSQVASFGISPSKIYRNLPVEKLVEAAIKRNEGILTSTNSLAVKTGKYTGRSPDDRFIVDDDETHDNVDWGKINHPFPIDRFDKILTKMKKFVEGKEIFVFDGFVGADKENRLAIRVINDHAWQSLFARQLFIRPSAAELEEHEPEFTVMCINDFEAIPEVDGTASNVFILINLTKKLVLIGGTSYAGEMKKSMFSVMNYLLPKKGIFPMHCSANIGKNGDTALFFGLSGTGKTSLSADTNRMLIGDDEHGWSDNGVFNFEGGCYAKCINLNQESEPQIWNAIKSGAVLENVVIDKQTLKPNFDDSSLTENTRAAYPLEYIPSAVFPSVGGNPKVMVFLTADALGVLPPVSRLTKEGAMFHFMSGYTSKLAGTERGIKEPKATFSECFGAPFMPRPATVYAKLLGDKIRKHNTVVYLINTGWSGGPYGVGKRISIKYSRAMVTAALTGALDIVKYRHDDLFNLDVPTTCPDVPPEVLDPRQTWQDKDAYDLSAKKLAQMFVDNFKKFKNVAQEIIDAGPKP, encoded by the coding sequence ATGACAGAATCAAAAACCGCCCTTTCGGCCAAGTTCTTATCGCAGGTTGCTAGCTTTGGGATTTCTCCCTCAAAAATATACCGGAACCTGCCTGTAGAGAAGCTGGTGGAGGCTGCAATAAAGAGAAATGAGGGAATACTCACAAGCACGAATTCACTTGCAGTAAAGACAGGCAAGTATACTGGAAGGTCTCCAGACGACCGCTTCATAGTAGATGATGATGAAACTCATGATAATGTAGACTGGGGCAAGATAAATCACCCATTTCCAATAGACAGATTTGATAAGATTCTAACTAAGATGAAAAAATTTGTGGAGGGGAAGGAGATCTTTGTATTCGACGGCTTTGTGGGTGCAGACAAGGAAAATCGACTTGCAATACGCGTAATAAACGATCATGCGTGGCAAAGTCTTTTTGCGCGCCAGCTTTTCATAAGGCCCTCCGCAGCAGAGCTGGAAGAACATGAACCAGAATTTACGGTAATGTGCATAAACGATTTTGAGGCAATCCCGGAGGTAGATGGAACTGCATCTAACGTGTTCATCCTCATCAACCTGACAAAAAAACTGGTATTAATCGGCGGCACCAGCTATGCAGGAGAAATGAAAAAATCAATGTTCTCAGTAATGAACTATCTCCTCCCAAAGAAGGGAATCTTTCCAATGCATTGCTCTGCAAATATTGGAAAGAACGGAGACACCGCATTATTTTTTGGGCTGTCCGGAACAGGCAAAACCAGCCTTTCAGCTGACACAAACAGGATGTTGATTGGAGATGATGAACACGGTTGGTCAGATAATGGTGTCTTTAACTTTGAAGGAGGCTGTTATGCAAAATGCATCAACTTGAATCAAGAGTCAGAGCCTCAGATATGGAACGCAATCAAATCCGGCGCCGTACTTGAAAACGTAGTAATTGATAAGCAAACACTCAAACCTAACTTTGATGACAGCTCACTGACTGAAAACACGAGAGCAGCATATCCACTAGAATACATCCCAAGCGCAGTGTTTCCAAGTGTTGGTGGAAATCCAAAAGTGATGGTATTTCTTACAGCAGATGCGTTGGGAGTCTTACCTCCAGTATCGAGACTCACAAAGGAAGGAGCAATGTTCCACTTTATGTCTGGCTACACTAGCAAGCTTGCAGGAACGGAAAGGGGAATCAAAGAGCCCAAGGCAACATTCTCTGAGTGTTTCGGAGCTCCATTCATGCCAAGACCTGCGACAGTATATGCAAAATTGCTTGGAGATAAAATCCGAAAGCACAACACGGTCGTATATCTTATCAACACGGGCTGGTCTGGAGGCCCGTATGGCGTTGGTAAGAGAATTAGCATAAAGTATAGTAGGGCGATGGTAACTGCTGCTCTAACTGGGGCTCTTGATATTGTAAAATACAGACACGACGATCTATTCAATCTGGATGTTCCAACCACATGTCCTGACGTTCCGCCGGAGGTACTTGATCCAAGACAGACTTGGCAGGACAAGGATGCATATGATCTGTCTGCAAAAAAATTAGCACAAATGTTTGTGGACAACTTTAAAAAATTCAAGAACGTAGCGCAAGAAATAATCGATGCTGGACCAAAACCGTAG
- a CDS encoding S8 family serine peptidase codes for MDKSSKYVGVQQPHGLGFTGNGIKVAVIDTGVDYNHPDLLGFGHDSKVVGGYDFVENDNSPMDINGHGTEVAGIIAANGIMRGIAPDAKILAYRVSDTGNAVSSELIVNAIKRAISDGADIINISLGVNRTNDRIEDAINDAVRSGVVVIVAAGNSGPDRMTIGSPGKDPHAITVGATYNNITASLVATLQVDGKRFQVLPMVGMQPTSQTITGEIVFGKYGREEDLAKIDAKDKILLVQRGSDKENELIYFSQKEKNSANAGAKALIVFNNEPGIFLGDLRNKEEGPDYKPRIPTVSISNEDGLDLANMLQNKTVGTINIFYHPDFVSFFSSRGPVSPFYIKPNLVAPGVFVNTTSINGGYNLTSGTSFAAPHVAGASALLLQKSPSLSPQEVASILTTTADPVADTFGTGFPYEVSGAGRLNVTRAFGANLIIIPDHAIFDLSPFETSSTTIFQLKTLNQEDSDIQVEFDFEHPVAEFSYSISGNLLEITASLVDQSAGQYEGRIIISDGQTKYRIPVILRISDAAIHVSDDGGKLDFSLYYQEEWSYAKISVFNSDSRLVNSVSVTPTRHEPVAIYQPGTYWIQAELKANNETKTVYSSIIVEHATQRQMFDLRALNIPGQQVLIVVLAVSGIIALGLIIRLR; via the coding sequence TTGGACAAGAGTTCCAAATATGTCGGTGTTCAACAGCCCCATGGACTTGGTTTCACAGGGAATGGAATCAAAGTTGCAGTCATTGACACTGGAGTAGACTATAATCATCCCGACCTGTTAGGCTTTGGACATGACAGCAAAGTTGTTGGTGGATACGACTTTGTTGAAAACGACAACAGCCCCATGGACATAAATGGTCATGGAACCGAGGTGGCAGGAATAATTGCCGCAAATGGAATCATGAGAGGAATTGCACCTGATGCGAAGATTCTGGCTTACCGTGTATCCGATACAGGCAACGCAGTCTCGTCGGAGCTCATTGTCAACGCAATAAAACGAGCCATCTCAGATGGTGCAGATATTATCAACATAAGCCTTGGAGTGAATCGCACAAATGACAGAATTGAGGATGCTATAAACGACGCAGTTCGTAGCGGTGTTGTGGTAATAGTTGCTGCTGGAAATAGCGGTCCGGATAGGATGACCATAGGGAGCCCGGGTAAGGACCCACATGCTATCACAGTTGGCGCCACATACAATAACATAACCGCGAGTTTAGTAGCGACGCTACAGGTTGATGGCAAACGATTTCAAGTGTTGCCCATGGTAGGCATGCAGCCCACAAGTCAGACTATAACTGGCGAGATTGTGTTTGGCAAGTACGGCAGGGAAGAGGATCTCGCAAAAATTGACGCAAAAGACAAGATATTGTTAGTTCAGAGAGGCAGTGATAAAGAAAATGAGCTGATATACTTTTCACAGAAAGAAAAGAATTCCGCAAACGCTGGAGCAAAAGCACTCATTGTATTCAATAATGAGCCGGGAATCTTCCTTGGTGATCTTAGAAACAAAGAGGAGGGTCCTGACTACAAGCCGCGAATTCCAACAGTATCCATATCAAATGAGGATGGGCTTGATCTGGCAAATATGCTACAAAACAAGACTGTCGGCACCATCAACATTTTCTATCATCCAGACTTTGTCTCTTTTTTTAGCTCAAGGGGTCCAGTCTCGCCATTTTATATAAAACCGAATCTTGTTGCCCCCGGTGTTTTTGTAAACACTACATCGATAAACGGAGGCTATAATCTCACAAGCGGGACAAGTTTTGCAGCACCTCACGTTGCAGGCGCAAGTGCTCTGCTTTTACAAAAATCGCCATCACTTAGTCCGCAGGAAGTCGCATCAATACTTACTACTACGGCGGATCCTGTTGCAGATACATTCGGCACTGGCTTTCCGTACGAGGTCAGCGGTGCTGGCAGGCTGAATGTTACTCGTGCCTTTGGTGCAAATCTCATCATTATTCCAGACCACGCCATCTTTGATCTGTCACCGTTTGAAACGAGTAGTACAACCATCTTTCAGTTAAAGACGCTAAATCAAGAAGATTCCGACATACAAGTTGAGTTTGATTTTGAACATCCAGTGGCAGAATTCAGTTATTCTATTAGCGGAAATCTGCTAGAGATTACAGCTTCACTAGTAGACCAATCTGCAGGTCAATATGAAGGCAGGATCATTATCTCCGACGGCCAAACCAAATACCGCATACCAGTCATACTGCGTATATCAGATGCTGCAATACATGTATCAGATGACGGCGGTAAACTGGACTTTTCTCTATACTATCAAGAGGAATGGTCGTATGCGAAGATATCCGTATTCAATTCGGATTCCAGGCTTGTCAACAGCGTCTCAGTCACTCCAACCAGACATGAACCAGTTGCAATTTACCAACCAGGAACATACTGGATACAGGCTGAGCTGAAGGCCAACAATGAGACAAAAACAGTTTACAGTAGCATAATAGTTGAACATGCTACACAAAGGCAGATGTTCGACCTTAGAGCTCTGAATATTCCAGGCCAGCAAGTGTTGATCGTTGTACTAGCGGTATCAGGGATAATCGCATTAGGCTTGATAATTCGTCTTAGGTAA
- a CDS encoding superoxide dismutase, with translation MGKYTLPEVPYAYDALEPHIDAKTMEIHHTKHHQAYTNGLNDNWEKLPADLQSKDLLDVLANINQVPEAVRGAINFHGGGYDNHRLFWNNMKANGGGTPGGALADAINKTFGSFDAFKEQFSAKTTAIQGSGWGWLVFNPKSNNVEYKAMPNQTSPRTEGLVPLLGLDVWEHAYYLKYQNKRADYVGAWWNVVNWDEVASRFSKAK, from the coding sequence ATGGGAAAATATACACTTCCTGAAGTACCATATGCATACGATGCATTGGAGCCACACATTGACGCAAAAACGATGGAAATACACCACACAAAACATCACCAGGCATACACAAATGGTCTGAATGACAACTGGGAAAAACTGCCCGCAGATCTTCAAAGCAAAGACCTGCTCGACGTTCTTGCAAACATAAACCAGGTGCCAGAGGCAGTACGGGGTGCAATTAACTTTCATGGCGGAGGATACGACAACCACCGACTGTTTTGGAACAACATGAAAGCAAACGGTGGTGGAACACCAGGGGGGGCACTTGCAGATGCCATAAACAAGACATTTGGAAGCTTTGATGCCTTCAAAGAGCAGTTCTCAGCTAAAACTACGGCAATACAAGGAAGCGGCTGGGGGTGGCTTGTCTTTAATCCAAAATCAAACAACGTAGAATACAAAGCAATGCCAAACCAAACTAGTCCAAGAACCGAAGGATTAGTACCTCTACTGGGACTTGATGTCTGGGAACATGCGTACTATTTGAAATACCAAAACAAGCGAGCAGACTACGTAGGTGCGTGGTGGAACGTGGTTAACTGGGATGAAGTGGCAAGTCGCTTCTCCAAGGCAAAATAA
- a CDS encoding cupin domain-containing protein — translation MPLSKNGKFTRSRSRWQYPYKNEHPTDKLKIKMLLNEKIKGNRIAGLEARIEAGQVHKMHTHRNEFVIVYCLDGKCLVTVGSTTRTVHPKTLIFIPPRVPHRFYNKFSEPWKGIAFAIGTNAKIKNDWLEE, via the coding sequence ATGCCCTTATCAAAAAATGGAAAATTTACAAGATCAAGATCAAGATGGCAGTATCCGTACAAAAATGAGCATCCTACAGACAAGCTCAAAATCAAAATGTTGCTAAACGAAAAAATCAAAGGTAATAGAATCGCAGGGCTTGAAGCAAGAATAGAAGCTGGTCAGGTGCACAAGATGCATACACACAGAAATGAGTTTGTCATAGTCTACTGCCTTGATGGAAAATGTCTTGTCACAGTAGGCAGTACCACTAGGACAGTACATCCAAAGACACTCATATTCATACCACCTAGAGTGCCGCACCGATTTTACAACAAATTCTCAGAGCCATGGAAAGGAATAGCTTTTGCAATAGGCACCAATGCAAAGATCAAAAATGATTGGTTGGAAGAATGA
- the pfdA gene encoding prefoldin subunit alpha, which yields MSEEQAQQLLYQMQVLESFAANLEQKEHAIVTFLREAMASIQSIKAIQNQESESLVPVGLGTYVKATIFGNSKVIQDIGAGIAVEKDPESAINYLETRIKELQVALNDTSTQKHETMMRIEQLKEEMNNFIQSANPSQQ from the coding sequence ATGAGTGAGGAACAAGCACAACAACTTCTATACCAGATGCAAGTCTTGGAATCTTTTGCGGCAAATCTTGAACAAAAAGAACATGCAATAGTTACGTTTCTTCGAGAAGCAATGGCATCCATACAGTCGATTAAAGCAATTCAGAATCAGGAATCTGAATCTCTTGTGCCCGTTGGGCTCGGCACGTATGTCAAGGCCACGATTTTTGGAAATTCCAAAGTAATACAAGACATCGGAGCTGGAATTGCAGTTGAAAAAGACCCAGAGTCTGCGATAAACTATCTGGAAACTAGAATAAAGGAACTGCAAGTGGCACTCAATGATACATCTACTCAAAAACACGAAACGATGATGAGAATCGAACAACTAAAAGAAGAAATGAATAATTTCATTCAATCTGCAAATCCGTCACAACAATAG
- the ftsY gene encoding signal recognition particle-docking protein FtsY: MFDKLRSAFSSAVKSFGEKELKASDIDDILFQLEIALMESDVATEVIESIKSDLKKQLVGTSVDKKEIEGFVKNSLVKIISDLFDAAGTIDIIEKIQSKKNAGEPCVILFVGINGTGKTTTLAKIAYLLKENKFSIVIAAADTFRAGAIEQITEHANRLNLKVIAQNYGADPAAVARDAVLHAKSHKIDCVLIDTAGRMQTSRNLMDQIEKITKVVKPDLKIFVGDSLAGNDTVNQAREFYQHTEFDGAILTKSDADARGGAALSVVKITSKPVIYVGMGQEYADIRPFDKKLFLETVFGEGLSMVQPEPKPEPKPEPKPEPKPEPKPEPKPEPKPEPKPEPKPEPKPEPKPEPNKITDPFEGIKDDDISKFADLYDVAPPENDEQAFLMASRIRKWISDGRPKPEEQKKKEHDETEQEKVKEDRKEKPKKKGFFGWMKK, from the coding sequence ATGTTTGACAAATTACGTTCTGCATTCTCATCTGCTGTTAAGAGCTTCGGAGAAAAGGAACTAAAAGCAAGTGATATTGATGACATCCTATTTCAGCTTGAGATTGCGTTAATGGAATCTGATGTCGCTACGGAAGTTATTGAATCGATCAAATCTGATTTGAAAAAACAACTGGTGGGAACATCCGTTGACAAAAAAGAGATCGAAGGGTTTGTAAAAAATAGCCTTGTCAAGATAATATCTGATCTTTTCGACGCAGCAGGAACTATTGATATAATTGAAAAGATTCAATCTAAAAAAAATGCTGGAGAACCATGCGTTATCTTGTTTGTCGGAATTAACGGAACTGGAAAGACTACCACTCTTGCCAAGATTGCGTATCTTTTAAAAGAAAATAAATTTTCAATAGTGATTGCAGCAGCAGATACTTTCAGGGCCGGTGCAATAGAACAGATTACAGAGCATGCAAACAGATTGAATCTTAAAGTGATTGCTCAAAACTATGGTGCGGATCCTGCAGCAGTAGCAAGAGATGCAGTATTACATGCAAAATCACATAAAATTGATTGTGTTCTGATTGACACGGCGGGAAGGATGCAGACTAGTAGAAACCTGATGGACCAAATTGAGAAGATCACTAAAGTTGTAAAGCCTGATTTGAAGATCTTTGTAGGTGATTCACTTGCTGGAAACGATACTGTAAACCAAGCAAGAGAGTTCTATCAACATACAGAATTTGATGGTGCTATACTGACAAAAAGTGACGCGGATGCAAGGGGAGGAGCAGCTTTATCCGTTGTAAAGATAACATCAAAACCTGTTATTTATGTGGGCATGGGTCAAGAATATGCTGACATAAGACCATTTGATAAGAAACTGTTTCTTGAAACAGTATTTGGAGAAGGTTTGAGTATGGTACAACCAGAACCAAAACCAGAACCAAAACCAGAACCAAAACCAGAACCAAAACCAGAACCAAAACCAGAACCAAAACCAGAACCAAAACCAGAACCAAAACCAGAACCAAAACCAGAACCAAAACCAGAACCAAAACCAGAACCAAACAAAATCACTGATCCGTTCGAAGGCATCAAAGACGATGACATATCGAAATTTGCAGACCTGTATGATGTAGCTCCACCAGAAAACGATGAACAAGCATTCCTAATGGCTAGTAGAATACGAAAATGGATATCTGATGGACGTCCAAAACCTGAAGAGCAGAAGAAAAAAGAACATGATGAGACTGAACAGGAGAAAGTTAAAGAAGACAGGAAAGAAAAACCAAAGAAGAAAGGATTTTTCGGATGGATGAAAAAATGA